From the Gallaecimonas kandeliae genome, one window contains:
- a CDS encoding septation protein A, translated as MAVLDYLPLIVFFIAYKLGGIYTATWALMASTALLLVIFKAMGKAISKQQWWLLGAVVVFGSMTLIFRDPLFIKWKVTVVYLAFALALLLAQLKGESLLKTMLGGQLTLPDGVWRNLSFGWSAFFAGLAALNLYVAYHYSQDAWVNFKLFGTTGLNLLAIVVTGMLIYKHLPEEEKS; from the coding sequence ATGGCTGTTCTTGATTACCTGCCGCTCATCGTCTTTTTCATCGCCTACAAGCTGGGCGGCATCTACACCGCCACCTGGGCCCTGATGGCCAGCACGGCCCTGCTGCTGGTGATCTTCAAGGCCATGGGCAAGGCCATCAGCAAGCAGCAGTGGTGGCTGCTGGGGGCCGTGGTCGTCTTCGGCAGCATGACCCTCATATTCCGGGACCCCCTCTTCATCAAGTGGAAGGTGACTGTGGTCTACCTCGCCTTCGCCCTGGCCCTGCTGCTGGCCCAGCTCAAGGGCGAGAGCCTGCTCAAGACCATGCTGGGCGGCCAGCTGACGCTGCCTGACGGCGTCTGGCGCAACCTGAGCTTCGGCTGGAGCGCCTTCTTCGCCGGCCTTGCCGCCCTCAACCTCTATGTGGCCTACCACTATTCCCAGGACGCCTGGGTCAACTTCAAGCTGTTCGGCACCACTGGCCTCAACCTCTTGGCCATAGTGGTGACCGGTATGCTTATCTACAAGCATCTGCCGGAAGAAGAAAAGTCCTGA
- a CDS encoding YciI family protein gives MLYMIASEDVPHSLPLRQPARPAHLERLKLLQEAGRLVLAGPLPAIDANDPGEAGFTGSLVVAEFDSLAEAQAWADADPYVEAGVYQKVVVKPFKKVLP, from the coding sequence ATGCTGTACATGATCGCCAGTGAAGACGTTCCCCATTCCCTGCCCCTGCGCCAGCCGGCCCGCCCCGCCCACCTGGAGCGGCTGAAGCTGTTGCAGGAAGCCGGCCGCCTGGTGCTGGCCGGCCCACTGCCGGCCATAGACGCCAACGATCCGGGTGAGGCCGGCTTCACCGGCTCCCTGGTGGTGGCCGAGTTCGACAGCCTGGCCGAAGCCCAGGCCTGGGCCGACGCCGACCCCTACGTCGAAGCCGGCGTCTACCAGAAGGTGGTGGTCAAACCCTTTAAGAAGGTGCTGCCCTGA
- a CDS encoding DUF3820 family protein, whose amino-acid sequence MFDKATLLKLANTRMPFGKYQGRFLMKLPEEYLLWFQKKGFPEGELGELMALALALKIEGLDRLLDPLQRPF is encoded by the coding sequence ATGTTCGACAAAGCCACACTGCTCAAGCTCGCCAACACCCGCATGCCCTTCGGCAAATACCAGGGCCGGTTCCTGATGAAGCTGCCGGAGGAATACCTGCTGTGGTTTCAGAAGAAGGGGTTTCCCGAAGGCGAGCTGGGAGAATTGATGGCGCTGGCATTGGCGCTCAAGATAGAAGGCCTGGACAGGTTGCTGGACCCTTTGCAGCGTCCTTTTTGA
- the trpD gene encoding anthranilate phosphoribosyltransferase yields the protein MSLDTLLQGKALDVTEAQAFFTEMAAGRLEDVTLAAALTAMKLRGEQSSELQGLAQALLAAANPFPRPQGDLIDCCGTGGDGANTLNISTTAAFVAAAGGVKVAKHGNRAVSSQSGSTDVLGALGVPVTVPSTVAHRALMNTNLCFIAAPQYHPGIKHAMPVRRALKTRTLFNLVGPLVNPARPNLQLMGVYDPALLDVVASALKALGVERALVVHGSGLDELALHGPTQVVELLDGALIQYKLTPADLGLEERAIDELAGGDAAFNAAALEKLLATGERGPYFDAVAANAGALFYLAGKAAGLKEGVALAAEILASGRAHATLQQLKEILRGDSA from the coding sequence ATGAGCCTGGATACGCTGCTGCAGGGCAAGGCCCTGGACGTGACCGAGGCCCAGGCCTTCTTCACAGAGATGGCCGCCGGCCGCCTCGAAGACGTGACGCTTGCCGCCGCCCTCACCGCCATGAAGCTGCGCGGCGAGCAGAGCAGTGAACTGCAGGGCCTGGCCCAGGCGCTGCTGGCCGCCGCCAATCCCTTCCCCCGGCCCCAGGGGGATCTCATCGACTGCTGCGGCACCGGCGGTGACGGCGCCAACACCCTCAACATCTCCACCACCGCCGCCTTCGTGGCCGCCGCCGGTGGCGTCAAGGTGGCCAAGCACGGCAACAGGGCCGTGTCCTCCCAGTCCGGCAGCACCGACGTGCTGGGCGCCCTGGGGGTGCCGGTGACGGTGCCGTCCACCGTCGCCCACCGCGCCTTGATGAACACCAACCTCTGCTTTATCGCCGCCCCCCAATACCACCCCGGCATCAAACACGCCATGCCGGTGCGCAGGGCGCTCAAGACCCGCACCCTCTTCAACCTGGTGGGGCCCCTGGTCAACCCCGCCCGCCCCAACCTGCAGCTGATGGGGGTCTACGATCCCGCCCTGCTGGACGTGGTGGCCAGCGCCCTCAAGGCCCTGGGAGTGGAGCGGGCCCTGGTGGTGCACGGCAGCGGCCTCGACGAGCTGGCCCTGCACGGCCCCACCCAGGTGGTGGAGCTGCTGGACGGCGCCCTTATCCAGTACAAGCTGACCCCGGCGGATCTGGGCCTTGAGGAAAGGGCCATAGACGAGCTGGCCGGCGGCGATGCCGCCTTCAACGCCGCCGCCCTGGAAAAGCTGCTTGCGACCGGCGAGCGCGGCCCTTACTTTGACGCTGTGGCCGCCAATGCGGGGGCCCTCTTCTACTTGGCCGGCAAGGCTGCCGGTCTGAAGGAAGGTGTTGCCCTGGCCGCCGAGATACTGGCGTCCGGCCGGGCCCACGCCACCCTGCAACAACTCAAGGAGATCCTTCGTGGCGACAGTGCTTGA
- a CDS encoding cold-shock protein, with product MSKSTGTVKWFNEEKGFGFITPENGGSDVFVHFRAIQGNGFRVLKEGQKVSFDVEQGQKGPQAANVVAL from the coding sequence ATGTCCAAGTCTACCGGCACTGTAAAGTGGTTCAACGAAGAGAAAGGTTTTGGCTTCATCACCCCTGAGAACGGCGGTTCTGACGTATTCGTTCACTTCCGCGCCATCCAGGGCAACGGTTTCCGCGTTCTGAAGGAAGGCCAAAAGGTTTCCTTCGACGTAGAACAAGGCCAGAAAGGCCCCCAAGCTGCCAACGTCGTCGCTCTGTAA
- a CDS encoding peptidase C39 family protein — protein MKLRLATLRDLEDLHDLELKAFTHDRLDRRRWRHLLKEAHGQVWVAEEKTKLLGAAVLLLKKGTALARLYSLAVDPKARGRGIAKALMDKLEEAALAEGMVAIRLEVQQGNEAAIGLYGRCGFKVIAPLLAYYEDGGDGLRMEKRLKGKLPRGSLKVPYYAQQTSFTCGPACLLMALSALKKKHRPSISNELNLWRESTTIYMTSGHGGCSGEGLALAAKAHGLEVSLCVSDREVPFVEGVRNLEKKRIISVVHEDFSKRLKKAGVARIIQRLELDALKRHLDGGGLALVLISTYLMHNEKAPHWVLVVAMDKRFVYLHDPDLDQGQSVTDNIAMPVPLAMFQRMSRQGRRQYSAALLLR, from the coding sequence ATGAAACTGCGCCTTGCCACCCTTAGGGATCTCGAGGATCTCCACGACCTGGAACTGAAGGCCTTTACCCACGACAGGCTGGACAGGCGCCGCTGGCGCCACCTGCTGAAGGAGGCCCATGGCCAGGTCTGGGTGGCAGAGGAAAAGACCAAGCTGCTGGGGGCCGCGGTGCTGCTGCTGAAAAAGGGCACGGCCCTGGCCCGGCTCTATTCCCTGGCGGTGGACCCCAAGGCCCGTGGCCGCGGCATCGCCAAGGCCCTGATGGACAAGCTCGAGGAAGCGGCCCTGGCCGAGGGCATGGTCGCCATCCGCCTGGAAGTGCAGCAGGGCAACGAGGCCGCCATAGGCCTCTACGGGCGCTGCGGCTTCAAGGTCATAGCGCCGCTGCTGGCCTACTACGAGGACGGCGGCGACGGCCTGCGCATGGAAAAGCGCCTCAAGGGCAAGCTGCCCAGGGGCAGCCTCAAGGTGCCTTATTATGCCCAGCAGACCAGCTTCACCTGCGGCCCCGCTTGCCTGCTGATGGCCCTGTCGGCGCTGAAGAAGAAGCACAGGCCCAGCATCAGCAACGAACTCAACCTCTGGCGCGAGTCCACCACCATCTACATGACCTCGGGCCACGGCGGCTGCTCCGGCGAGGGCCTGGCATTGGCGGCCAAAGCCCATGGCCTGGAGGTGAGCCTCTGCGTCTCCGACCGGGAAGTGCCCTTCGTCGAAGGGGTCAGGAACCTGGAGAAGAAGCGCATCATCTCAGTGGTGCACGAGGATTTTTCCAAGCGCCTCAAGAAGGCCGGGGTGGCCCGCATCATCCAGCGCCTGGAGCTCGACGCCCTCAAGCGGCACCTGGACGGCGGCGGCCTGGCGCTGGTACTCATCTCCACCTACCTGATGCACAACGAGAAGGCGCCGCACTGGGTGCTGGTGGTGGCCATGGACAAGCGTTTCGTCTACCTGCATGACCCGGATTTGGACCAGGGCCAGAGCGTGACCGACAACATCGCCATGCCTGTTCCCCTGGCCATGTTCCAACGCATGTCGCGCCAGGGACGACGCCAATATTCGGCCGCACTGCTGCTACGCTAA
- the trpCF gene encoding bifunctional indole-3-glycerol-phosphate synthase TrpC/phosphoribosylanthranilate isomerase TrpF has product MATVLEQIVERKKADLPALKARYPRAATMALPQSRRSLEHSLRYGSGFILECKKASPSKGLIRPDFDALALAKAYQSYASGISVLTDEPYFQGHPDYLAAVAAEVKVPVLMKDFFIDPFQVRLARYLGADAILLMLSVLDDASYRQLAEEAGKFGLDVLTEVATAEERDRAVRLGARIIGINNRNLHDLSIDLRRTETLAEGIPEDRVIISESGIRTHGDVQRLRKVARGFLVGSELMSKSDVNLACRQLILGEHKVCGLTRPQDAKAAYEAGATYGGLIFAAKSPRQVTLAEAKAITQAAPLAYVGVFKDAPVAEVAEAAEALGLFAVQLHGDEDADYVAALRGLTQAQLWKASTVEAPSTLAVDRLVLDSQDGGQFGGTGQSFDWQAIQNPAKLPLMLAGGLGPANVQAALKVPGILGLDLNSKLESAPGVKDAALIQQTFQLMRQA; this is encoded by the coding sequence GTGGCGACAGTGCTTGAGCAGATCGTTGAGCGCAAGAAAGCGGACCTGCCGGCCCTCAAGGCCCGCTATCCCAGGGCCGCCACCATGGCCCTGCCCCAATCCCGGCGCTCCCTGGAACACAGCCTGCGCTACGGCAGCGGCTTTATCCTCGAGTGCAAGAAAGCCAGCCCCTCCAAGGGACTGATCCGCCCCGACTTCGATGCCTTGGCCCTGGCCAAGGCCTACCAGTCCTACGCCAGCGGCATCTCGGTGCTGACCGACGAGCCCTACTTCCAGGGCCATCCTGATTACCTGGCGGCGGTGGCGGCCGAAGTCAAGGTGCCGGTGCTGATGAAGGACTTCTTCATCGACCCCTTCCAAGTGCGCCTGGCCCGCTACCTGGGGGCCGACGCCATCCTTTTGATGCTGTCGGTGCTGGACGACGCCAGCTACCGGCAACTGGCCGAGGAAGCCGGCAAATTCGGCCTGGACGTGCTGACCGAAGTGGCCACCGCTGAGGAGCGGGACAGGGCCGTGCGCCTCGGCGCCCGCATCATCGGCATCAACAACCGCAACCTCCACGACCTGTCCATCGATTTGCGCCGTACCGAGACCCTGGCCGAGGGCATTCCCGAGGACAGGGTCATCATCAGCGAGTCCGGGATCCGCACCCACGGCGACGTACAGCGCCTGCGGAAGGTGGCCAGGGGCTTCTTGGTGGGATCCGAGCTGATGAGCAAGAGCGACGTCAACCTCGCCTGCCGCCAGCTCATCCTCGGCGAGCACAAGGTCTGCGGCCTGACCCGGCCCCAGGACGCCAAGGCCGCTTATGAAGCCGGCGCCACCTACGGCGGCCTCATCTTCGCCGCCAAGAGCCCCCGCCAAGTGACCCTGGCCGAGGCCAAGGCCATCACCCAGGCCGCTCCTTTGGCTTATGTGGGGGTCTTCAAGGACGCCCCGGTGGCGGAAGTGGCCGAGGCGGCCGAGGCCTTGGGGCTTTTCGCCGTACAGCTGCACGGCGATGAAGATGCCGACTACGTGGCGGCCCTGCGCGGCCTCACACAGGCGCAGCTCTGGAAGGCCAGCACCGTGGAGGCCCCCAGCACCCTGGCCGTGGACCGCCTGGTGCTGGACAGCCAGGACGGCGGCCAATTCGGCGGCACAGGCCAGAGCTTTGACTGGCAGGCCATCCAAAACCCCGCCAAACTGCCCCTGATGCTGGCCGGCGGCCTGGGCCCGGCCAATGTCCAGGCCGCCCTCAAGGTCCCCGGCATACTGGGCCTGGATCTCAATTCCAAGCTGGAGTCCGCCCCCGGCGTCAAGGACGCCGCCCTTATCCAGCAGACATTCCAATTGATGAGGCAAGCATGA
- a CDS encoding FGGY-family carbohydrate kinase gives MANNPSYLLALDCGTQSVRALLFDREGQLLAKRQQAFQPPFYQGPGGSAELEAQHFWQALCQASKGLLRETGIDPKAIAGAALTTQRGTLLHLDGEGQPLRPAIIWPDRRRASQLPAIPWHWRLALMAAGQLGTVRHFQAEAEINWVAQHEPRVHAEAKKVGLLSAWLTLKLTGQYRDSVASQVGFLPFSYRRQAWAEPWDWKWQALKVRRDQLPELVAPCQLLGELSLDAAEATGLPAGLKLFAAGGDKQAEVLGAGVAGEELASISLGTTATITGLSHKYKEAVRFLPPYPALVPGAYCLEVQLNRGFWLLRWLLQEFGEVETQAAKAEARAAEEIVEELISAVPPGSDGLVFDPHMAPGVIYPGPEARGALVGLTDGHSRAHLYRALIEGIAYALKAGKDRLEKAKGQAFSGIRVSGGGSQSDTVMQILADVLGQPVSRPHTFEASGLGAAMAAAVGLGWYPDMAAAGEAMCHQGQCFWPQPEHQRTYQRLYQEIYKPIYGKLRPLYKRLLNWKD, from the coding sequence ATGGCAAATAACCCTTCCTACCTTCTCGCCCTCGACTGCGGCACCCAGTCGGTCCGTGCCCTGCTGTTTGACCGGGAGGGCCAGCTGCTGGCCAAGCGCCAGCAAGCCTTTCAGCCGCCTTTCTACCAGGGCCCGGGCGGCAGCGCCGAGCTGGAGGCGCAGCATTTCTGGCAAGCCCTCTGCCAGGCCAGCAAGGGCCTGCTCAGGGAAACCGGCATAGACCCCAAGGCCATAGCGGGGGCGGCCCTCACCACCCAGCGTGGCACCCTGCTGCACCTGGACGGTGAGGGCCAGCCCCTGCGCCCGGCCATCATCTGGCCTGACCGGCGCCGCGCCAGCCAGTTGCCGGCCATCCCCTGGCATTGGCGCCTGGCGCTGATGGCGGCAGGGCAACTGGGCACAGTGCGCCATTTCCAGGCCGAGGCCGAGATCAACTGGGTGGCCCAGCATGAGCCCAGGGTCCATGCCGAGGCCAAGAAGGTGGGGCTGCTCTCTGCCTGGCTGACCCTCAAGCTCACCGGCCAGTACCGGGATTCGGTGGCTTCCCAGGTCGGCTTCTTGCCCTTTTCCTATCGCCGCCAGGCCTGGGCCGAGCCTTGGGACTGGAAGTGGCAGGCCCTCAAGGTACGCCGTGACCAGCTTCCCGAACTGGTGGCGCCTTGCCAATTGCTGGGGGAGCTGAGCCTGGACGCCGCCGAGGCCACTGGCCTGCCGGCGGGCCTCAAGCTCTTCGCCGCCGGCGGCGACAAGCAGGCAGAAGTGCTGGGGGCCGGGGTGGCCGGCGAGGAACTGGCCTCCATCAGCCTCGGCACCACCGCCACCATCACAGGCCTCAGCCACAAGTACAAAGAGGCGGTGCGTTTCCTGCCGCCATACCCGGCCCTGGTGCCCGGGGCCTATTGCCTGGAGGTGCAGCTCAACCGCGGCTTCTGGTTGCTGCGCTGGTTGCTGCAGGAATTCGGGGAGGTGGAGACCCAGGCGGCCAAGGCCGAGGCCAGGGCGGCGGAGGAGATCGTCGAGGAGCTGATCAGCGCCGTGCCGCCGGGCTCGGACGGCCTGGTCTTCGACCCCCATATGGCGCCCGGCGTCATCTACCCCGGGCCCGAAGCCCGCGGCGCCTTGGTGGGCCTGACCGACGGCCATAGCCGTGCCCATCTCTACCGGGCCCTGATCGAAGGCATCGCCTACGCCCTCAAGGCCGGCAAGGACAGGCTGGAAAAAGCCAAGGGCCAGGCCTTTAGCGGCATCCGGGTGTCGGGGGGCGGCAGCCAGTCGGATACCGTGATGCAGATCCTCGCCGACGTGCTGGGCCAGCCCGTCAGCCGGCCCCATACCTTCGAGGCCTCGGGCCTGGGGGCGGCCATGGCGGCGGCCGTGGGCCTGGGTTGGTATCCGGACATGGCGGCGGCCGGCGAGGCCATGTGCCACCAGGGCCAATGCTTTTGGCCGCAGCCTGAGCACCAGCGGACTTACCAGCGCCTCTACCAAGAGATTTATAAGCCGATTTATGGCAAGCTCAGGCCCCTCTACAAGCGGCTCCTCAACTGGAAGGATTGA
- a CDS encoding RimK family protein — translation MTRLYILLKDRKQWGGLYPSEDLLTARQYLKLHPTKEGDKVQVLNLTGSYRYLGEGYYCSLLAEARGHRVIPSVATLNDLASRGLYGPELKTVKAPVETESNFRVFFGRTLDPQFAELGLQLFDRFPAPILEASIKEGVITKLKPKGLKDLSDAEETLFAEALDAFSAKIWRVKKPKRKYRFDLAMLVDPQEKFPPSDTGALKRFIRAGRTLGVQVDLITHKQAARLAEYDGLFIRETTSIHGQSFQMARRAENLGLAVIDTPEAILRCTNKIYLAERLEQAKVAIPKTRVVQHGDEEALVAAAQELGFPLVMKIPDGSFSRGVVKAKDMEEVHHHAQAFFKQSALILLQEYCYTEYDWRVGVLNRQPLFVSKYFMSRGHWQIYNHSGKKTQSGGFETLPVAAAPKKVVETAVKAANLMGDSLFGVDLKVVDGKPVVIEVNDNPNIDSGVEDKVLGDQIYLTIIQEFIKRMS, via the coding sequence ATGACCCGGCTTTATATCCTCCTCAAGGACAGAAAACAGTGGGGAGGCCTCTACCCCTCGGAAGATCTGCTGACCGCCCGCCAATACCTCAAGCTCCATCCCACCAAGGAAGGGGACAAGGTCCAGGTACTCAACCTCACCGGCTCCTATCGCTACCTGGGCGAGGGCTATTACTGCTCGCTGCTGGCCGAAGCCCGTGGCCACAGGGTCATTCCCTCTGTCGCCACCTTGAACGACCTGGCCAGCCGCGGCCTCTACGGCCCTGAGCTGAAGACGGTCAAGGCCCCGGTTGAGACCGAGTCGAACTTTCGCGTCTTCTTCGGCCGCACCCTGGACCCGCAGTTCGCCGAGCTGGGGCTACAGCTGTTCGACCGTTTCCCGGCCCCTATCCTGGAGGCCAGCATCAAGGAGGGGGTCATCACCAAGCTCAAGCCCAAGGGGCTCAAGGATCTCAGCGACGCCGAGGAAACCCTCTTCGCCGAAGCCCTGGACGCCTTTTCCGCCAAGATCTGGCGGGTCAAGAAGCCCAAGCGCAAGTACCGCTTCGATCTCGCCATGCTGGTGGACCCACAAGAGAAGTTCCCGCCGTCGGACACCGGCGCCCTCAAGCGCTTTATCCGCGCCGGCCGCACCCTGGGGGTTCAGGTGGATCTCATCACCCACAAGCAGGCCGCACGGCTGGCCGAATACGACGGCCTCTTCATCCGCGAGACCACCAGCATCCACGGCCAGAGCTTCCAGATGGCACGCCGTGCCGAGAACCTGGGGCTGGCCGTCATCGACACCCCCGAGGCCATACTGCGCTGCACCAACAAGATCTACCTCGCCGAGCGCCTGGAGCAGGCCAAGGTGGCTATCCCCAAGACCCGGGTGGTGCAACACGGCGACGAGGAGGCCCTGGTGGCCGCGGCCCAGGAGCTGGGATTCCCACTGGTGATGAAGATACCGGACGGCTCCTTTTCCCGGGGCGTGGTCAAGGCCAAGGACATGGAGGAGGTGCACCATCATGCCCAGGCCTTCTTCAAACAGTCGGCGCTGATCCTGCTGCAGGAGTATTGCTACACCGAATACGACTGGCGGGTGGGGGTGCTCAACCGGCAGCCTCTTTTTGTCAGCAAGTATTTCATGAGCCGGGGCCATTGGCAGATCTACAACCACTCCGGCAAGAAGACCCAGTCCGGCGGTTTCGAGACATTGCCGGTGGCCGCCGCCCCCAAGAAGGTGGTGGAAACGGCGGTCAAGGCCGCCAACCTGATGGGGGACAGCCTGTTCGGGGTGGATCTCAAGGTGGTGGACGGCAAGCCGGTGGTGATAGAGGTCAACGACAACCCCAACATCGACTCAGGGGTGGAGGACAAGGTGCTGGGAGACCAGATCTACCTCACCATCATCCAGGAGTTCATCAAACGCATGAGTTGA
- the trpA gene encoding tryptophan synthase subunit alpha translates to MSLYQSLFDRLKAQDEGAFIPFLTLGDPDLETSFEHLCLLVENGADALELGMPFSDPVADGPTIQGATLRALAAGTTPQKALDLIRRLKDRYPQIPVGLLTYANLVFAAGIDSFYQQAKAAGVDSVLVADVPVRESQPFVAAAKTAGVAPVLIAPPNGSEETLKAVAELSEGYVYLVSRAGVTGTETAAGKPLGHIIETLRRYQSAPVVLGFGIGEPSQVRAALEAGCDGAISGSATVKAAERGPKALARFVEGMKAASRQA, encoded by the coding sequence ATGAGCCTGTACCAATCCCTCTTTGACCGCCTCAAAGCCCAGGACGAAGGCGCCTTCATCCCCTTCCTGACCCTGGGCGACCCGGATCTGGAGACCAGTTTCGAGCACCTCTGCCTGCTGGTGGAAAACGGCGCCGACGCCCTGGAGCTGGGCATGCCCTTCTCCGATCCCGTAGCCGACGGCCCCACCATCCAGGGTGCGACCCTGAGGGCCCTCGCTGCCGGCACCACGCCGCAAAAAGCGTTGGACCTTATCCGCCGCCTCAAAGACAGGTACCCGCAGATCCCGGTGGGGCTGCTGACCTACGCCAACCTGGTCTTTGCCGCCGGCATCGACAGCTTCTACCAGCAGGCCAAGGCCGCCGGGGTGGATTCGGTGCTGGTGGCGGACGTGCCGGTCAGGGAATCCCAGCCCTTCGTGGCCGCCGCCAAGACGGCCGGCGTAGCGCCTGTGCTGATAGCGCCCCCCAACGGCTCGGAGGAAACCCTCAAAGCCGTGGCCGAACTCAGCGAGGGTTACGTCTACCTGGTATCGAGGGCCGGGGTCACAGGCACGGAGACGGCGGCCGGCAAGCCGCTGGGCCACATCATCGAGACCTTGCGGCGCTACCAGTCGGCCCCTGTGGTGCTGGGCTTTGGCATAGGGGAACCGTCCCAGGTCAGGGCGGCGTTGGAGGCCGGCTGCGACGGCGCCATCAGCGGCAGCGCCACCGTGAAGGCGGCCGAGCGCGGGCCCAAGGCCCTGGCGAGGTTTGTCGAAGGCATGAAGGCGGCCAGCCGCCAAGCCTAA
- a CDS encoding NAD(P)-dependent oxidoreductase: MKVAFLGLGVMGYPMAGHLQQAGFDVCVYNRTGAKAEAWAKQHGGRYAATPAEAAQGAELVMMCVGDDDDVRSVAEQALAGMASGAILVDHTTASAIVARELHQALLARGIGFLDAPVSGGQAGAENGQLTIMVGGDEASYAKAEPVLKTYAKQIKRLGEAGAGQLCKMVNQICIAGVVQGLAEGINFAKQAGLNVADVVEVIAKGAAQSWQMENRALTMDKGQYEFGFAVDWMRKDLAIALDEARRNGSQLPLTALVDQFYAEVQRLGGSRWDTSSLLARLEASKA, from the coding sequence ATGAAAGTGGCATTTCTGGGCCTCGGCGTCATGGGCTATCCCATGGCCGGCCACCTGCAGCAGGCGGGCTTTGACGTCTGCGTCTACAACAGGACTGGTGCCAAGGCCGAGGCCTGGGCCAAGCAACATGGCGGCCGCTATGCCGCCACCCCCGCCGAGGCGGCCCAGGGTGCCGAGCTGGTGATGATGTGCGTCGGCGACGACGACGACGTGCGCAGTGTCGCCGAGCAGGCCCTGGCCGGCATGGCCAGCGGCGCCATACTGGTGGACCACACCACCGCCAGCGCCATCGTCGCCCGCGAACTGCACCAGGCCCTTTTGGCCCGCGGCATCGGCTTCCTGGACGCGCCCGTTTCCGGCGGCCAGGCCGGCGCCGAGAACGGCCAGCTGACCATCATGGTCGGGGGCGATGAGGCCAGCTACGCCAAGGCCGAGCCGGTGCTCAAGACCTACGCCAAGCAGATCAAGCGCCTGGGTGAGGCAGGTGCCGGCCAGCTCTGCAAGATGGTCAACCAGATCTGCATCGCCGGCGTGGTGCAGGGCCTGGCCGAGGGCATCAACTTCGCCAAGCAGGCCGGCCTCAACGTGGCCGACGTGGTGGAGGTGATCGCCAAGGGGGCCGCCCAGAGCTGGCAGATGGAAAACCGCGCCTTGACCATGGACAAGGGGCAGTACGAATTCGGCTTCGCCGTGGATTGGATGCGCAAGGACTTGGCCATCGCCCTGGACGAGGCGCGCCGCAACGGCAGCCAGTTGCCCCTGACCGCCCTGGTGGACCAGTTCTATGCCGAGGTGCAGCGCCTCGGCGGCAGCCGCTGGGACACCTCCAGCCTGCTGGCCCGCCTGGAGGCGAGCAAGGCCTGA
- the trpB gene encoding tryptophan synthase subunit beta gives MSRFSPYFGEFGGTFVPEILVPALDQLTQAFEDAIEDPAFQAELGKLLKHFAGRPTPLYEATHLSPNPKVRIFLKREDLLHGGAHKTNQVLAQGLLTQRMGKTEIIAETGAGQHGVATAMVAAMLGLKARIYMGAKDCERQQPNVYRMKLMGAEVIPVHAGSGTLKDAVNEALRDWAANYDKAHYLLGTAAGPHPFPHLVREFQRIIGKEAKAQMIEAIGRLPDAAIACVGGGSNAIGLFADFIEEEGVELVGVEPGGEGLDTGKHGAPIHLGRTGILHGMKSYLMQDDEGQVQESHSISAGLDYPAVGPQHAFLAQTGRAQYVAVTDDEAIAAFKTLCRSEGIIPAIESSHALAYALKRAAAATEEEVLLVNLSGRGDKDLNTIMQLEAGQ, from the coding sequence ATGAGTCGTTTCTCCCCCTATTTCGGCGAATTCGGCGGCACCTTCGTGCCGGAGATCCTGGTGCCGGCCCTGGACCAGTTGACCCAGGCCTTCGAAGACGCCATCGAGGATCCGGCCTTCCAAGCCGAGCTCGGCAAACTGCTCAAGCACTTCGCCGGTCGCCCCACGCCCCTTTACGAGGCCACCCACCTCAGCCCCAATCCCAAGGTGCGCATCTTCTTGAAGCGCGAGGATCTGCTGCACGGCGGCGCCCACAAGACCAACCAGGTGCTGGCCCAGGGTCTGCTGACCCAGCGCATGGGCAAGACCGAGATCATCGCCGAGACCGGCGCCGGCCAGCACGGGGTGGCCACCGCCATGGTGGCGGCCATGCTGGGCCTCAAGGCCCGGATCTACATGGGCGCCAAGGACTGCGAGCGCCAGCAGCCCAACGTCTACCGCATGAAGCTGATGGGCGCCGAGGTGATCCCCGTCCATGCCGGCTCCGGCACCTTGAAGGACGCCGTCAACGAGGCGCTGCGCGACTGGGCCGCCAACTACGACAAGGCCCACTACCTGCTGGGCACGGCAGCTGGTCCCCACCCCTTCCCGCACCTGGTGCGCGAGTTCCAGCGCATCATAGGTAAAGAAGCCAAGGCGCAGATGATCGAAGCCATAGGCCGGCTGCCGGATGCCGCCATCGCCTGTGTCGGCGGCGGCTCCAACGCCATCGGCCTCTTCGCCGACTTCATCGAGGAAGAAGGGGTGGAGCTCGTCGGCGTCGAGCCCGGCGGCGAGGGCCTCGACACCGGCAAGCACGGCGCCCCCATCCATCTCGGCCGCACCGGCATACTGCACGGCATGAAGAGCTACCTGATGCAGGATGACGAGGGTCAGGTGCAGGAGTCCCACTCCATTTCCGCCGGCCTCGACTACCCGGCCGTGGGCCCCCAGCACGCCTTTCTCGCCCAGACCGGCCGGGCCCAGTACGTGGCCGTGACGGACGACGAGGCCATAGCCGCCTTCAAGACCCTGTGCCGCAGCGAGGGCATCATCCCCGCCATCGAGTCCTCCCACGCCCTGGCCTACGCCCTCAAGCGGGCAGCGGCCGCCACCGAGGAAGAAGTGCTGCTGGTCAACCTCTCCGGCCGCGGCGACAAGGATCTCAACACCATCATGCAGCTGGAGGCCGGACAATGA